Proteins from one Juglans microcarpa x Juglans regia isolate MS1-56 chromosome 1S, Jm3101_v1.0, whole genome shotgun sequence genomic window:
- the LOC121246102 gene encoding 5'-nucleotidase domain-containing protein 4-like, which produces MYAGEVLGKFCVYSETPLSVSMASTLFLRNPISTSHVCTLMISARAPMQPMMMGCRCSMDSKHVGDDLFSVTSSSKSDVDYLGQSTKGDLNLKSEHLQSFGIDGQTTLEGPIEEVAQVEAEEAKDLLRDLGIPSPYFSRHSPRGIFCSRTLNLRSISAIGYDMDYTLMHYNVMAWEGRAYDYCMENLRNMGFPVDGLTFDPDLVIRGLVIDKERGNLVKADRFGYVKRAMHGTKMLSTRAVSEMYGRELVDLRKESRWEFLNTLFSVSEAVAYMQMVDRLDDEAIAAQLGPLDYKGLYKAVGKALFRAHVEGQLKSEIMSKPELFVEPDPELPLALLDQKEAGKKLLLITNSDYHYTNKMMQHSFNRFLPNDMGWHDLFDIVIVSARKPEFFQMSHPMYEVVTGEGLMRPCFKTRTGGLYSGGSAQMVENSLNIHGDEILYVGDHIYTDVSQSKVHLRWRTALICRELEEEYSALMRSGGHRASLIELINQKEVVGDLFNQLRLALQRRTKERPAQTLAATNMDHQELTESMQKLLIVMQRLDEKIAPMLEADGELFNKRWGYLSRAGLWDKSHLMRQIEKYADIYTSRVSNFLHYTPFMYFRSQEQTLAHDSHSYCHSQINGTAVDN; this is translated from the exons ATGTATGCGGGAGAGGTTTTGGGCAAGTTCTGTGTGTACAGTGAGACCCCTCTGTCTGTCTCAATGGCCTCGACCCTTTTTCTCAGAAATCCCATATCCACTTCTCATGTTTGTACGCTTATGATCTCCGCGAGAGCTCCAATGCAGCCGATGATGATGGGGTGTCGCTGCAGCATGGACTCCAAGCACGTCGGTGACGATCTCTTCTCGGTGACCTCGTCGAGCAAGTCCGACGTTGATTATCTGGGCCAGAGCACCAAAGGGGATTTGAATCTCAAGTCGGAGCATCTTCAATCTTTTG GAATTGATGGTCAGACGACCTTAGAAGGCCCAATTGAAGAAGTAGCCCAGGTGGAAGCCGAGGAAGCTAAGGATTTGCTTAGAGACTTGGGTATCCCG AGCCCTTATTTTTCAAGACATTCACCTCGTGGTATATTCTGTAGTCGAACTTTGAATCTCCGATCAATCAGTGCCATTGGATACGACATGGACTATACCCTGATGCATTATAATGTGATG GCTTGGGAAGGACGGGCATACGACTACTGTATGGAGAATTTAAGGAACATGGGTTTTCCTGTTGATGGACTTACATTCGACCCAGACTTG GTCATTAGAGGCCTTGTCATAGACAAAGAGAGAGGTAACTTGGTTAAGGCTGACCGATTTGGGTATGTTAAAAGGGCAATGCATGGCACCAAAATGCTTTCCACTCGAGCTGTAAG TGAGATGTATGGGAGGGAATTGGTGGATCTACGGAAAGAGAGTCGATGGGAGTTCTTGAATACACTATTCTCAGTTTCGGAAGCTGTCGCTTATATGCAG ATGGTAGATAGATTGGATGATGAGGCAATAGCTGCACAACTTGGTCCACTTGATTATAAAGGGCTTTACAAG GCAGTTGGAAAGGCACTCTTTAGGGCACATGTAGAAGGTCAACTTAAG aGTGAGATAATGTCCAAGCCGGAACTGTTTGTTGAGCCTGATCCAGAACTTCCTTTGGCACTTTTGGACCAAAAGGAG GCTGGTAAAAAGCTTCTGCTTATTACCAACTCAGATTACCATTACACAAACAAAATGATGCAGCATTCCTTTAACAGATTTCTTCCCAACGATATGGGTTGGCATGATCTATTTGACATT GTAATAGTCTCAGCAAGGAAGCCAGAATTCTTCCAAATGTCACACCCAATGTATGAGGTGGTGACAGGGGAGGGCCTTATGCGTCCGTGCTTCAAGACTCGTACAG GGGGCTTGTATTCAGGGGGAAGTGCTCAGATGGTTGAGAATTCTTTAAATATACACGGAGATGAGATATTGTATGTTGGTGACCATATTTACACTGATGTAAGTCAATCCAAAGTCCATCTCCGGTGGAGAACGGCGTTGATTTGTCGAGAGCTGGAAGAAGAG TATAGTGCTTTGATGCGAAGTGGGGGCCATAGAGCATCACTGATAGAGCTTATAAATCAAAAGGAGGTAGTAGGGGATCTTTTTAACCAACTTCGGCTTGCATTGCAGAGGCGAACAAAGGAACGTCCTGCTCAA ACCCTTGCTGCAACCAATATGGATCATCAAGAACTCACAGAGAGCATGCAAAAGCTGCTTATAGTCATGCAAAGACTAGATGAAAAAATTGCTCCCATGCTAGAAGCGGATGGAGAGCTCTTCAACAAAAG GTGGGGATACCTTTCACGTGCAGGTCTGTGGGATAAAAGCCATTTAATGAGACAAATCGAGAA GTATGCTGATATATATACTTCTAGGGTCTCAAATTTCTTACACTACACACCCTTCATGTATTTCCGCTCTCAGGAACAG ACACTTGCTCATGATTCACATTCGTATTGCCATTCCCAGATTAATGGGACAGCCGTTGACAATTAA
- the LOC121246110 gene encoding protein TRIGALACTOSYLDIACYLGLYCEROL 4, chloroplastic-like, producing MKKLRWAMDGSFWDLDVSTPRTLDGLARPVPGDPIPLGLSRGTRLSRAKQLHFMQRFMSAPFVPSYAAASDGFALQRVLTVPFSENWFCTLLGQFNFQKLVSSLMKESGETSTPPPAVSTSSWLQLQLQSIGRHLRDKSLYALGFSSELLLTPDDTMLLSVDSHSFSHTHKKTPRKKAVLHHKFPNHNLTVEAVSPALFVDKSGNYWDVPFSMAIDLASLASDSGASYHLCLHHNAGSPTQFGDDHTTHEAPATLLPGLSLKSAFSFKQNLDIWRSKAQKLKMVQPYDMFLSTPHVSASGIIGAALAASVGDCSVRSKDQDPNCFSFESSGVKSAFLADLFASVSFTAQHGNYQRLFLDLTRFHARLDFSSGSRFLSGATRLTQDLINSRQPSLEDFQAICPNATLSLQQQIAGPFSIRVDAGVAVDLKNRDWPLRVDEPIFAIEYALQVLGSAKAVAWYSQKHQELMLELRFFET from the exons ATGAAGAAGCTGAGATGGGCAATGGACGGAAGCTTTTGGGACCTCGACGTGTCGACGCCGAGGACCCTTGATGGGTTGGCCCGCCCTGTTCCTGGTGACCCAATTCCGCTGGGTCTATCGAGAGGCACCAGGCTTTCGAGGGCCAAGCAGCTCCACTTCATGCAGCGCTTCATGTCCGCACCGTTTGTCCCCTCTTACGCCGCCGCGTCCGACGGCTTCGCTCTCCAACGCGTCCTCACCGTTCCCTTCTCTGAAAACTGGTTCTGCACTTTGTTGGGTCAGTTCAATTTTCAGAAGCTCGTGTCCTCTTTGATGAAGGAGAGTGGAGAAACATCGACACCACCACCAGCTGTCTCCACATCCTCATGGCTGCAATTGCAATTGCAGAGCATTGGGAGACACCTTCGCGACAAATCCTTGTATGCCCTCGGCTTCTCTTCCGAACTATTGTTGACACCCGATGATACCATGCTTCTTAGCGTAGATTCACATTCATTTTCGCATACTCATAAGAAGACGCCTCGGAAGAAGGCAGTCCTTCATCACAAG TTTCCCAATCACAACTTGACGGTGGAAGCAGTTTCGCCAGCGCTTTTTGTTGACAAGTCTGGTAATTATTGGGATGTACCCTTTTCCATGGCCATTGATCTGGCTTCTCTCGCTTCTGACTCTGGTGCCAGTTATCATCTATGTTTGCACCATAACGCTGGTTCACCCACGCAATTCGGAGATGATCACACCACCCACGAAGCACCCGCTACTCTCCTCCCTGGTTTATCGCTCAAAAGTGCTTTTTCCTTCAAGCAGAATTTGGACATTTGGAGGAGCAAAGCTCAGAAGTTGAAAATGGTGCAACCATATGACATGTTCCTTTCAACTCCTCACGTTTCAGCATCAGGGATCATAG GTGCTGCTTTGGCTGCCTCTGTTGGAGATTGCTCGGTTAGATCAAAGGATCAGGATCCCAACTGCTTCTCTTTTGAGTCATCTGGAGTAAAATCTGCCTTCCTAGCAGACCTGTTTGCATCAGTATCATTTACAGCTCAGCATGGAAATTACCAACGGCTATTTTTGGATCTCACCCGGTTTCATGCCCGCTTGGACTTTTCTTCTGGTTCCAGGTTTCTTTCAGGTGCAACACGTCTAACTCAAGATCTTATTAATTCTCGACAGCCAAGTCTTGAAGATTTTCAAGCCATTTGCCCCAATGCTACCCTTTCACTTCAGCAGCAG ATTGCTGGACCCTTCAGTATTAGAGTCGATGCAGGAGTTGCAGTTGATTTGAAGAACCGAGACTGGCCTTTACGTGTGGATGAACCTATATTTGCTATTGAGTATGCATTGCAAGTCCTTGGTTCAGCAAAAGCTGTGGCATGGTATTCGCAGAAGCACCAAGAATTAATGTTAGAGCTTCGTTTTTTTGAGACATAA